AACGAAGCTAAACGCATCGCCCAGACTCTCTTGGGCTCAGTGGGGCTCATCTACGGCCTGGGCGCGTGGCAGGGCGTCGTAGCTTCGAGGTGGTGCGCGCAGATCGAAGAAAACGCCAAGAACCTAGCCTTTTCAGCTACGTTCCCTGAACTCAATCACAACCAAGTCTTGGGGTGGGTCCGGGCGGGCGATCAGCGGGTTGCGCGGTGGGTCGTTGTGCTCCTCGAAGACGGGGACGAGTCGGCCAAGATGAAGGCTCGCGCGAGGGTAACCCTTGAACTCATTCAAGACCGTGCGACGATCCTCCGCACACGCGCCTCAGGTGGAGCCCTTCTTGAAAAGATGCTCCGAATCTCATTTCTTGGCGACTTCGTGTCGCTCTACTTGGCGGCGCTGAATGGCGTCGATCCTGAGAACATCGACTGGATCAACGTCCTCAAATCCGAACTCGCTAAGGTCCCCCAATAGAGCGAATCCGCCGCCCCTTAGGAAGAGGCGGCGGTCGAAGAGGCTCGTCTTGCGGGAACTAGCCTCGGAGGAGCGATAGCACGGACTGCGGCGCGGCGTTGGCTTGCGCCAAGACGGCCAGTCCTGACTGTTGCAGGATCTGCAACTTCGTGAATTGGGTCATTTCAGAGGCGACGTCGGTGTCCCGAATCGTCGATTCCGTCGCAGCGAGGTTCTCTCGCGCCACCCCGAGTGACCGGATTGTCGATTCGAGGTTGTTGCGTTGGAACGAGCCCAGATTGCCCCGAGCTTGCGAGATCTCGTCGATCGCGGCGTCGATGACGCGTAGCGCGTCGTTCGAACCGTTCGTGGTGGTGATGTCGAGGTTGCTCAAGTTGAGCCCCGCAACGACGTTCTTTCCGAGTTCCGTTGCCGCGAAGTTGTTGAGCGAGAGCGCGGCGGTCTGGTTGACGTTCGCGCCCGTCTGGAACTGAGTCGTCCCGACAGTGAGGTTTCCTGCGGTGAACGCGGCAGAAGCGGCGTTCCCTGCCTCGGTGAGGACCACCCGGTTGCCCGCAACGTCCGTAAGAACGAGGCCGGACTGCTGCATCCGTCCACCGGTAAACGTCACGGTCGTTAGCCCACCCGAAGTCGAGCCGTTGCTGTCGATGATGACGTTCGCAATGGCGTCGGTACCGGTGGCGTTGGTGGTGCCCGCAGCGTTGACGACTCCATTGGCATCCGAAAGCGAGAAGTTTCCGATCGAACCGTACTCGTTCGCCTTCAAGACGATTCCAGAACCCGCAGACCAGATTGCGGTCACGCCCGTAGCGTCCGACGACGAGTTGATCATGTTGATCACGTCTTGCGCGGTGTTCGTCGATGCGGTCGTGAACGTTCGGCCGTTGATGGTGAACGTGCCCGCCGATACGGTGCTGGTCGCGAACGTGAACGTTACGGATCCCGTCACGACGGCGCGGGTTGCGGCGGTCGAGACGGACACGGTAACGAGCGAATCCGTCGTAATCGCGGCGCTGTTGAACGTCCCGCCGAAGTAGAGGCCATTGACGTTCGTACTGCTGAGCAGCGCGGCGCTTACGCCAGAACTGCCGTCCAGCAACCGCTTCGTGCCGAACTGCGTCTGCTCTGAAATCCGGCTGACGGAGTTGATGATCGACGTGAGCTGGTTCTGGTTCGCCTGAATCTGCTGCGAGGTCTGCGTCCCCGAGTTCGCCGAAGCCAGCGCGAGGGTTCTCGCGTCCCTGAGGAGCCTGTTGACCTCGTCGAGGGCCGCTTCGGCGGTCTTTACGAGGTTGACGGCATCTTGGTTGTTGCGAATGGCCTGATCGATGCCCGAAATCTGGGCCCGAAAGTTTTCGGAGATGATCAGGCCGGCCGGGTCGTCGGCCGCAGAGTTGATTCTGAGGCCGGTAGAAAGCCGGGAAATCGACTTCCCGAATGCCATGTTCGTTTCGCCCACATTGCGAAGGGCGTTCATGGCGGTAACGTTAGTGTTCACTCTGAACGACATGCTATTTTCCTCCGTGAGGCGCTATGAACCGGGCGTCCGCTGGGCGGTTCGGCCCTTCAAGCTCTCATCTGGAGGGGCTTTTTCCAGGTATCCCTACCAGGAACCCAGGTAAAAATACTGGGTTTCAGGTGTTTCTGCTAGCTAGTACGAATACTTGACGACGGAGTCAATTTAGGTCTCCACCGTTGGGAAAGCGTCGGGGTCTCGCTCAAGGAGTTCGCGCAACGAATCGGGGATCGTCTGCGCCTTGCGGTCGCCGCCCATCAGGACGTGCCAGGTGTGGCCTTCCGTCGTCTTTTCGTTCGACGTCTCGTTCCAAATCTCGTATTCGAACCGGATCGCTGCTCGTCGCACTTCGCTCATTCGCACGTCGATTCGAATCCAGTCGTCGTAGTGAATCTCCCCTTTGTAGCGGAGATGAACTTCCACGACGGGCCAGAACAACCCCTGTTCCTCGAGGTCCTTATAAGTGAACCCCCGATCCCGGCACCAGGCCCCCCGCGCTTGTTCGAGCCAATACAGATAGTTCGCGTAATACGCGTGGCCCATACGGTCGGTCTCTCCATACCGCACGCGAATCCGTTCTGAAGTCACTTGGCGCACCGGTCCGTGATACCCCGAAAGCCTCCTGTTCAGGGCGCGCCTTCGAGAAACTGCCGTGTAACCTCGGCCTGGGCTTCCATCAACCGCTCGACCTCATCGACCGAGGGCACAGACTGCGTCGCGCCTTCGCTCCTGCACTGAAGGCACCCCGCAGCCGAGGCGAACGCCAGGCACTTG
The genomic region above belongs to Candidatus Nitrosymbiomonas proteolyticus and contains:
- a CDS encoding flagellin and related hook-associated protein FlgL, which translates into the protein MSFRVNTNVTAMNALRNVGETNMAFGKSISRLSTGLRINSAADDPAGLIISENFRAQISGIDQAIRNNQDAVNLVKTAEAALDEVNRLLRDARTLALASANSGTQTSQQIQANQNQLTSIINSVSRISEQTQFGTKRLLDGSSGVSAALLSSTNVNGLYFGGTFNSAAITTDSLVTVSVSTAATRAVVTGSVTFTFATSTVSAGTFTINGRTFTTASTNTAQDVINMINSSSDATGVTAIWSAGSGIVLKANEYGSIGNFSLSDANGVVNAAGTTNATGTDAIANVIIDSNGSTSGGLTTVTFTGGRMQQSGLVLTDVAGNRVVLTEAGNAASAAFTAGNLTVGTTQFQTGANVNQTAALSLNNFAATELGKNVVAGLNLSNLDITTTNGSNDALRVIDAAIDEISQARGNLGSFQRNNLESTIRSLGVARENLAATESTIRDTDVASEMTQFTKLQILQQSGLAVLAQANAAPQSVLSLLRG
- a CDS encoding acyl-CoA thioester hydrolase, YbgC/YbaW family, whose translation is MRQVTSERIRVRYGETDRMGHAYYANYLYWLEQARGAWCRDRGFTYKDLEEQGLFWPVVEVHLRYKGEIHYDDWIRIDVRMSEVRRAAIRFEYEIWNETSNEKTTEGHTWHVLMGGDRKAQTIPDSLRELLERDPDAFPTVET